From Hymenobacter sedentarius, a single genomic window includes:
- the yidD gene encoding membrane protein insertion efficiency factor YidD, which yields MSRLFRALFLGLVWFYRHFISPLTPASCRYSPTCSAYAAQAITKYGPWRGGRLALRRIASCHPWGGHGFDPVP from the coding sequence ATGTCCCGGCTGTTTCGCGCCCTTTTTCTTGGCCTGGTGTGGTTTTACCGCCATTTCATCTCGCCGCTCACCCCGGCCAGCTGCCGCTATTCGCCCACCTGCTCGGCGTATGCGGCCCAGGCCATTACCAAATACGGCCCGTGGCGCGGCGGGCGCCTGGCGCTGCGGCGCATTGCCAGCTGCCACCCCTGGGGCGGCCACGGCTTCGACCCCGTACCATAG
- the lgt gene encoding prolipoprotein diacylglyceryl transferase, with the protein MLPFLAAIYWNVNPIIAHLGPITLRWYGLFFMLPFVVGTFVLTHIYRSERVSPQWVDVITIYMLIGTIVGARLGHMLFYDFDALMADPMVVFKIWQGGLASHGATIGILLACWLFARNNKFDYLWVLDRIVIVVALGGACIRTGNLMNSEIVGKPTNVPWAFIFPRDTEHLIQGVAVPRHPTQIYEALFCIFLLILLYSMWNRTKERTPRGQLFGLFVVLLFTQRFLGEYLKENQVAFENGHLFNQGQLLSIPLILVGIWVLWRAGKDPKNPYGYAPRDLGKEGDPVTLPGSGPLPSASVTQPRELRK; encoded by the coding sequence ATGCTGCCTTTTCTCGCTGCCATTTACTGGAACGTCAACCCCATCATTGCCCATCTTGGGCCCATCACGCTGCGCTGGTACGGGCTGTTTTTCATGCTGCCCTTTGTGGTGGGCACGTTCGTGCTCACGCACATCTACCGTTCGGAGCGGGTGTCGCCGCAGTGGGTCGACGTGATTACCATTTACATGCTGATTGGCACCATTGTGGGCGCCAGGCTGGGGCACATGCTCTTTTATGATTTTGATGCGCTGATGGCCGACCCCATGGTGGTGTTCAAAATCTGGCAGGGCGGCCTGGCCAGCCACGGCGCTACCATTGGCATCTTGCTGGCCTGCTGGCTGTTTGCCCGCAACAACAAGTTCGATTACCTGTGGGTGCTCGACCGCATTGTGATAGTGGTGGCGCTAGGCGGCGCCTGCATCCGCACCGGCAACCTGATGAACTCCGAAATTGTGGGCAAGCCCACCAACGTGCCGTGGGCCTTCATCTTTCCGCGCGACACCGAGCACCTGATTCAGGGCGTGGCCGTGCCGCGGCACCCCACCCAGATTTACGAGGCACTGTTCTGCATTTTTCTGCTCATCCTGCTCTATTCCATGTGGAACCGCACCAAGGAGCGCACGCCCCGCGGGCAGCTATTTGGGCTGTTTGTGGTGCTGCTGTTCACGCAGCGCTTCCTGGGCGAGTACCTGAAGGAGAACCAAGTGGCGTTTGAGAACGGCCACTTGTTCAACCAGGGCCAGCTGCTGAGCATTCCGCTGATTCTTGTCGGTATCTGGGTGCTGTGGCGGGCCGGCAAAGACCCCAAGAACCCATATGGCTACGCGCCGCGCGACCTGGGCAAAGAAGGCGACCCGGTGACCCTGCCCGGCAGTGGCCCGCTGCCAAGCGCAAGCGTGACCCAGCCCCGGGAACTGCGGAAATAA
- the rnc gene encoding ribonuclease III, with the protein MTGLTPTNVRLYRLAFTHSSAVRQQPSMGRHLTNERLEFLGDAVLGTVVAEYLFKKYPYEQEGFLTEMRSRIVNRESLNNIALKLGLDKLVQLDTAQGRAARSRSVNGNALEALVGAVYLDLGYKAARKFVLTRLVKGFVDVHTLTTTTANFKSKLVEWAQRQGKTLRYDIAGEARPGGMMEFTATVLLDDEIIATGMGLSKKQAEQLAADRALTALGVE; encoded by the coding sequence GTGACGGGCCTGACGCCTACCAATGTGCGGCTATACCGGCTGGCTTTTACGCACTCTTCGGCAGTGCGGCAGCAGCCGTCGATGGGGCGCCACCTCACCAACGAGCGGCTGGAGTTTCTCGGCGATGCCGTGCTGGGCACGGTGGTGGCGGAGTACCTCTTCAAAAAGTACCCTTACGAGCAGGAGGGCTTCCTCACGGAGATGCGCTCCCGCATCGTAAACCGCGAAAGCCTGAATAACATTGCCCTCAAACTGGGCCTCGATAAGCTGGTGCAGCTGGATACCGCCCAGGGCCGCGCTGCCCGCTCGCGCTCCGTAAACGGCAACGCGCTGGAGGCGCTGGTGGGCGCGGTGTACCTGGACTTGGGCTACAAAGCCGCCCGCAAGTTTGTGCTCACCCGCCTAGTGAAAGGCTTTGTGGACGTACACACCCTCACCACCACCACCGCCAACTTCAAGAGCAAGCTGGTGGAGTGGGCCCAGCGCCAGGGCAAAACCCTGCGCTACGACATCGCCGGCGAGGCCCGACCCGGCGGCATGATGGAGTTTACGGCCACCGTGCTGCTAGATGATGAAATAATTGCCACCGGCATGGGTCTGAGCAAAAAGCAAGCAGAGCAGTTGGCGGCCGACCGGGCGCTAACCGCTTTGGGGGTAGAATAA
- a CDS encoding helix-hairpin-helix domain-containing protein: MATSAASAQDYTRRPPDLDRLTQELFAEIQSDQVPYEDLYETLLQYYQTPINLNTATREELRVLLLLNENQITTLLLHRQANGDLLSVYELQSIEGYDLRTISRILPFVSVQSSNLHAARGSLWQRIAREDNNALYLRYERVLQERQGYTPPTLYHGQPTTRYLGSPDKMLIRYRVSHTKDFSVGFSLEKDAGEPLSWNPGSGRLGPDYVSAHVLLQERGRLKTLALGDYQLQFGQGLLLSSGLGVGKGAETITTLRRSSVGVRAYASLLENTFFRGGAATVQMAPTVQATAFVSHKNVDANLQQAQDSLAQFDEFTSGLLYTGFHRTASEIANRHQLSETIGGGNLGYTSRDGNLALGATGVFTHYGTPLLKRAEPYNRFEFSGKENLALSLNYSYVWRNLLLFGETARSTGGGLGTVNGLLASLGPTVDAALLVRHYDADFHTLYGNAFSENTRNINETGVYFGLKVRPVARWEVSAYYDQFRFPWLRYRASAPTAGHDALVRLAYTPTKTSLLYVQLRQRLKPRDLPAADVVRPIPLPGEQLRQSLLLYCNTAPSTALELRTRLQASRLRDDPGLPWRRGYVLAQDVSYQLNRALKLTARYALFDADDYDTRQYVYEHDVLLAVSVPALYGQGTRVYGLAEIRLNRSLTLWLRYAETRYRHQETVGSGLETIQGALRSEVKAQLRVKF, encoded by the coding sequence TTGGCAACCTCTGCAGCTTCAGCCCAAGATTACACCCGGCGCCCGCCCGATTTGGACCGCCTCACGCAAGAGCTGTTTGCCGAAATCCAGTCGGACCAGGTGCCGTACGAGGACTTGTACGAAACGCTGCTGCAGTACTACCAGACGCCCATTAACCTCAACACCGCCACCCGGGAAGAGCTGCGGGTGCTGCTGCTCTTGAATGAAAACCAGATAACCACCCTGCTGCTCCACCGCCAAGCCAACGGCGATCTGCTGAGCGTGTATGAGCTGCAAAGCATCGAGGGCTACGACCTGCGCACTATCTCCCGCATTCTACCTTTTGTAAGCGTCCAGAGCAGCAACCTGCACGCCGCCCGCGGCTCGCTGTGGCAGCGCATCGCCCGCGAAGACAACAACGCCCTGTACCTGCGCTACGAGCGGGTGCTGCAGGAGCGCCAGGGATACACGCCGCCCACGCTCTACCACGGCCAGCCCACCACCCGCTACCTCGGCTCGCCCGATAAGATGCTGATACGCTACCGGGTGAGCCACACCAAGGATTTCAGCGTGGGCTTTTCGTTGGAAAAAGACGCCGGCGAGCCGTTGAGCTGGAACCCCGGCAGCGGGCGGCTGGGGCCCGATTACGTGTCGGCACACGTGCTGCTGCAGGAGCGGGGCCGGCTAAAAACGCTGGCTCTGGGCGACTACCAGCTGCAGTTTGGCCAGGGGTTGCTGCTGTCGTCGGGGCTGGGCGTGGGCAAGGGCGCCGAGACGATTACGACGCTGCGGCGCTCGTCGGTGGGCGTGCGGGCCTACGCTTCGCTGCTCGAAAACACGTTTTTCCGGGGTGGGGCGGCCACGGTGCAGATGGCGCCCACGGTGCAGGCCACGGCGTTTGTGTCGCACAAGAATGTGGATGCCAATCTGCAGCAGGCGCAGGATTCGCTGGCTCAATTCGATGAGTTTACCTCGGGGCTGCTCTACACCGGCTTCCACCGCACGGCCTCGGAAATCGCCAACCGCCACCAGCTGTCCGAAACCATCGGGGGCGGCAACCTGGGCTACACCAGCCGCGATGGCAACCTGGCCCTGGGCGCCACCGGCGTGTTTACGCACTACGGCACGCCGCTGCTCAAGCGGGCAGAGCCGTACAACCGCTTCGAGTTCAGCGGCAAGGAGAACCTGGCCCTGAGTCTGAATTACAGCTACGTATGGCGCAACCTGCTGCTCTTCGGCGAAACGGCGCGCAGCACCGGGGGCGGCCTGGGCACCGTAAACGGCCTGCTGGCCAGCCTGGGCCCCACCGTGGATGCTGCCCTGCTGGTGCGGCACTACGACGCCGATTTTCACACCCTCTACGGCAATGCCTTCAGCGAAAACACCCGCAACATCAACGAAACCGGCGTGTACTTCGGCCTGAAAGTGCGGCCAGTGGCCCGCTGGGAAGTATCGGCCTACTACGACCAGTTTCGCTTTCCGTGGCTGCGCTACCGGGCCAGCGCCCCCACCGCCGGCCACGATGCCCTGGTGCGCCTGGCCTACACGCCCACCAAAACCAGCCTGCTCTATGTGCAGCTGCGCCAGCGCCTCAAGCCCCGCGACCTACCCGCCGCTGACGTTGTGCGGCCCATTCCGCTGCCCGGCGAGCAGCTGCGCCAGAGCCTGCTGCTGTACTGCAACACCGCCCCCAGCACCGCCCTGGAGCTGCGCACCCGCCTGCAAGCCTCCCGCCTGCGCGACGACCCCGGCCTGCCCTGGCGGCGCGGCTACGTGCTGGCGCAGGACGTGAGCTACCAGCTCAACCGCGCCCTCAAGCTCACGGCCCGCTACGCCCTATTCGATGCCGACGACTACGATACCCGCCAGTACGTGTATGAGCACGACGTGCTGCTGGCTGTGTCGGTGCCGGCGCTGTACGGCCAGGGCACGCGGGTGTATGGCCTGGCCGAAATCCGCCTCAACCGCTCCCTTACGCTCTGGCTCCGCTACGCCGAAACCCGCTACCGCCACCAAGAAACGGTAGGCTCGGGGCTGGAAACCATCCAGGGCGCCCTGCGCAGCGAGGTGAAGGCGCAGCTGCGGGTGAAGTTTTAA
- the nadE gene encoding NAD(+) synthase has translation MRIAGAALNQIPIDWEHNLRNIRIAIELAKENGVELLCLPELCLSGYGCEDLFLSDWMPQAALAHLQQVRQWTEGICVVVGLPVRLNHRTYNTAAVLRDGQILGFAAKQFLANDGVHYETRFFAPWPAGETTTVDWEGEQWALGDLIFEQNGVRFGFEICEDAWRPDDVRPACRLVGKVDLIVNPSASHFAMSKTDVRYQLVMKASRTFNCTYLYANLLGNESGRIIYDGEILVARNGHLLLRNQLLSFKEVDLEWMDVDFKTELAPAAEIVPLAVPDEYKELNQAMSLGLFDYLRKARSRGFVLSLSGGADSCFCAVGVAEMVRLGVEELGVEEFKRRSGCFAETAKVVTQEGAGGKAAQLVENAEPANELSSNQQLVRQLLTCAYQGTVNSSDDTFNSARELADSIGARFHHWGIDEEVTGYVGKIQGALGRELTWQTDDLALQNIQARVRAPAIWLLANVQNCLLITTSNRSEASVGYCTMDGDTAGSISPIAGVDKDFVKKWLRWAETELGYPALRHVNALQPTAELRPLEDKQTDERDLMPYTLLNRIERLAFYDRLSPSQVLATLEQEESGFDREQLKTYVRRFYSLWSRNQWKRERYAPSFHLDDYNVDPRSWLRFPILSGGFAEELAGL, from the coding sequence ATGCGTATCGCCGGCGCCGCCCTCAACCAGATTCCCATCGATTGGGAGCACAACCTTCGCAACATCCGCATTGCCATTGAACTGGCCAAGGAAAATGGCGTGGAGCTGCTGTGTTTGCCCGAGCTGTGCCTGAGCGGCTACGGCTGCGAAGACCTGTTTCTGAGCGACTGGATGCCGCAGGCGGCGCTGGCCCACCTGCAGCAGGTGCGGCAGTGGACCGAAGGCATCTGCGTGGTGGTGGGCCTGCCCGTGCGGCTCAACCACCGCACCTACAACACGGCGGCCGTGCTGCGCGACGGCCAGATTCTGGGCTTTGCGGCCAAGCAGTTTTTGGCCAACGATGGCGTGCACTACGAAACCCGCTTTTTCGCGCCCTGGCCCGCCGGCGAAACCACCACGGTAGACTGGGAAGGCGAGCAGTGGGCGCTGGGCGACCTCATTTTTGAGCAAAACGGCGTGCGCTTTGGCTTCGAGATATGCGAAGACGCGTGGCGGCCCGACGACGTGCGGCCCGCGTGCCGGTTGGTGGGCAAAGTCGATTTGATTGTGAACCCATCGGCCAGCCACTTTGCCATGAGCAAAACCGACGTGCGCTACCAGTTGGTAATGAAGGCCTCGCGCACGTTCAACTGCACCTACCTCTACGCCAATCTACTGGGCAACGAGTCAGGCCGCATCATCTACGACGGCGAGATACTGGTGGCGCGCAACGGCCATTTGCTGCTACGCAACCAGCTGCTGAGCTTCAAGGAAGTGGATTTGGAGTGGATGGATGTTGACTTCAAAACTGAGCTGGCGCCGGCCGCTGAGATTGTACCGCTGGCGGTGCCCGACGAGTACAAAGAGCTCAACCAGGCCATGAGCCTGGGTTTGTTCGACTACCTGCGCAAGGCGCGCAGCCGTGGGTTTGTGCTCAGTTTGAGCGGTGGGGCCGACTCCTGCTTTTGTGCTGTGGGTGTGGCCGAAATGGTGCGCCTGGGCGTAGAGGAACTGGGCGTGGAAGAGTTCAAGAGGCGCAGCGGCTGCTTCGCCGAAACCGCTAAGGTGGTGACGCAGGAAGGAGCCGGCGGCAAAGCAGCCCAACTGGTGGAGAATGCCGAGCCCGCGAACGAGTTGAGCAGCAACCAGCAACTGGTGCGGCAGTTGCTGACCTGCGCCTATCAGGGCACCGTGAACTCCTCCGACGACACCTTCAATTCAGCCCGGGAACTAGCCGACAGCATTGGGGCCCGCTTTCACCACTGGGGTATTGATGAGGAAGTAACCGGCTACGTAGGCAAAATACAGGGCGCGCTGGGCCGGGAGCTGACCTGGCAAACCGACGACCTGGCCCTGCAGAACATTCAGGCGCGGGTACGGGCCCCGGCCATCTGGCTGCTGGCCAACGTGCAGAACTGCCTGCTTATCACCACATCCAACCGCTCGGAAGCCAGCGTGGGCTACTGCACCATGGACGGCGACACGGCCGGCAGCATTTCGCCCATTGCGGGCGTCGACAAGGACTTCGTGAAAAAGTGGCTGCGTTGGGCCGAAACGGAATTGGGCTACCCAGCCCTGCGCCACGTGAATGCCCTGCAGCCTACCGCCGAACTGCGCCCGCTGGAAGACAAGCAAACCGACGAGCGCGACCTGATGCCCTACACTTTGCTCAACCGCATCGAGCGGCTGGCCTTCTACGACCGCCTCAGCCCAAGCCAGGTGCTAGCTACCCTGGAGCAGGAGGAAAGCGGTTTCGACCGCGAGCAGCTGAAAACCTACGTGCGCCGCTTCTACTCGCTCTGGAGCCGCAACCAGTGGAAGCGCGAACGGTACGCCCCGAGCTTCCACCTCGACGATTACAACGTGGACCCGCGCTCCTGGCTGCGGTTTCCCATCCTCAGCGGTGGGTTTGCTGAGGAATTGGCGGGGCTGTAA
- a CDS encoding M48 family metallopeptidase, with protein sequence MPRSFSAAPRRESLLYRNQPLSYTLVFRSRRTIGFAVKPDGSVHVTAPAGTSPEWVAQQVLKKADWILKHQAAFASRPAPAPTRRFEAGSTHYYQGRSYALRFAQASRMAVAVVADELVVSSPAPLTPAQTEALLHAWYARQAAPYFADSLERVWPRFAEFNLVRPTLSVRHMRTRWGSCTPRTARIRLSPELIRARPECLDYVLLHECCHLLVCDHSKAFYDLQTRLMPDWERWKVELNALPK encoded by the coding sequence ATGCCCCGCTCCTTCTCTGCCGCGCCCCGCCGCGAAAGCCTTCTTTACCGCAACCAGCCGCTTAGCTACACCCTTGTTTTCCGGTCGCGGCGTACCATCGGCTTCGCCGTGAAGCCCGATGGCAGCGTGCACGTAACGGCCCCCGCCGGCACCTCACCCGAATGGGTGGCCCAACAAGTCCTGAAAAAAGCCGACTGGATTCTGAAGCACCAGGCCGCCTTTGCCAGCCGCCCGGCCCCCGCGCCCACCCGCCGCTTCGAGGCCGGCAGCACCCACTACTATCAGGGCAGGTCCTACGCGCTACGCTTCGCCCAAGCCAGCCGAATGGCAGTGGCCGTCGTGGCCGATGAGCTGGTGGTATCGTCCCCTGCGCCCCTCACACCCGCTCAGACCGAGGCCCTGCTCCACGCCTGGTACGCCCGCCAGGCCGCGCCCTACTTTGCCGATTCGCTGGAGCGGGTGTGGCCGCGCTTCGCCGAGTTCAACCTCGTTCGGCCAACCCTGTCCGTGCGCCACATGCGCACCCGCTGGGGCAGCTGCACCCCGCGCACCGCCCGCATCCGCCTCAGCCCGGAGCTCATCCGGGCCCGCCCCGAGTGCCTCGACTACGTGCTGCTCCACGAATGCTGCCACCTGCTGGTGTGCGACCACTCGAAGGCTTTCTACGACCTGCAGACCCGCTTAATGCCCGATTGGGAACGGTGGAAAGTGGAGCTGAATGCACTGCCGAAATAG